A segment of the Panicum hallii strain FIL2 chromosome 1, PHallii_v3.1, whole genome shotgun sequence genome:
ACAAGCAACTTTACAATGTTGTTTTCTTTTGGGGGGTAATGTGACCTCAGCATTTAGTGCATGTCCTCTGCTGGAAAAATATCTAGAGTCTTCTGGCAGATGCTGGTAAGAAGTTAAATAAGAATCATACTTATTCCATGTCTCAATTGTCCAGTTTTATCACTACTAACTAGTCCCTGCATTTCAAATCGTAGgtcgttttgacttttctagatacatagtttttcctatgtatctagaaaagccaaaacgaccaACAATTTGGAACAGAGGGAGTATCCATAGAAGGTGATGAAACTTTGATAGAGGGTTCTGAATGAATCACGAGTCAGTAGTAGACCAATTTTGACACCAAGCACCTTCTCTAACAGTTTGTGAATATCAGTAACAGATGGACTACAAATCAGTACCCAATcattccaagcaattcctactTCCCTGTTACAAATCCCTTATATTTTGCCAAACTGTTGATGTGTTTTTATGATTTCAATCAAGGGTCTGAAGATTATCCACATATCAACAGAAAAACTACACATATCTGTTAGGATGTAATCAAACTATACCCACACTTCTACAATGTGGAACAGTTCAATTCAGATCTCAGTTTGTTAAGCTCCATGCTACAATCGCAATCCACATCAATGCACCCATTCTAAGCGACTGAACAGCATATGGACAGATGGGTGGGTCTTCTTAATTGAATTTGTTTGTGGAATCCATTCATCATAATTGAAGTACATGGTCAAGTAGAATGTCAATACCCTCTATTTACCATCATCCATCATAATTGAAGTTCATGTGCATGAaaggatggatggatggatggaagCACAAACCACCAATAATTACGACAATAGAGGGCAACAAGGAGCCAAACGAAGCGTATCACTAGTACGTCACTGCAACCTTAAAAAGGTAAATAATCGACTCATTGGGCTCGATAACCAGTTAGGCGCAGTTGAAATCGGTCCCTTTAGCTACCGCAAAGACCCCGAAATGCCCAAAACTCATCGATCGCCAGCACTGAAAAAATCCCCCTAAAAAtcgcaaaataaaaaaaaatacaaTGAGCCGCGCGTGGAGCCACTGGTTGGCGATCGCGCTGATCAAACCATCCCAGGGTCATCACCAAACACCGAAGGAATCGGAGAGCAAACCCTAGTCTCACCAAACAGAACCATAAATCAATGCCGACCAAAAGTAATCAGGGAGGGAAAGGGTCGCCTCGAGCGAGACGACGGGGCGCTCACCGGGCGAGGGACGCGGCGCCGAGCGGAGGCGGGTGGATGGGCTGTCCCGGGCAGCGGCGAGGGGTAGGGTTTTAGGGCTTTGGATGAGTGGAgtagagggaggggaggggaagggaaagaggcagagagggagaggaaggaCTGTTGGAGCCTTGGACTTTGGAGGGAGGGAGTCGGATGAACCAGCCGTgcggaagaagaaagaaaaaaaaaggagggACTGGACAGTGGACACTGGAGCGGCCGCGAGCCGCCGTACATGTCTTGCCGAGGATGGCCAGCGGGGCCAGCCCTCTGCTGCTGGAGTGGACAGCATTTTGAACGGGAGGTTATCGTGTGCTAGTTTGCTTGCGAACGATACAGTTGTTTCCTGACTCCCATTGGACGTCTCTTATttcaaaattcaaatttgcAAATTTGAAATTTCTGAAGTTGTTGTCGAGTAAGCAGTCCCAATCTTTTTGGCAGTCcagttttttaaaaaagaaacaCGTGAACTGACTTTGGCTCTGTTTATTTACGATTATAATCAGCTTATCGGTGGAAATAAGCAATAATCCTACCAAACATCTTATTTATTTTCGTTTTTGTGATAATCTGTTTCAAAAATTTAAACTGCAAGAAGCGAGAAAATTTTCGCTTAGCATACCTAAACGAGTCTGAGAAAAGCGTAAAGCCTTTGAAAATCGCCAGGAATCTTTACCAGTCGTGATTCGTGGCGGTTCTGCGGACTTCCAATTGGATGCCCTGCCCCTGGCAGGCTCACCGCGACACTTGTCAGCTGCGAAAGCGTCTCTTCGCTTCGCTTGCTTCCCCGCTCGCTCGCTGAAAGTGCAGCATATTTCTCAGGCATATGCTTCGTTTCCTCTCTTCAGCACGCGCAGTCCAAGCATGTTCCACCCCCACCCGTGCCTTGCCGTTCCGTATCAAGTTTTCAACTCATCCCCAGCCCCTTATAAAAGATAAAAATCCCCAGCTGGTCTGCTCGCATCTGTgttttttctttccttctcAAGACGCGAATTCGTACATGACAACCGTCCAAATAAAGGGAAGGAACCTGTGTAGAATTTTCGATGTTCACATGTCGTATGGGAGTTCAGAAAAGAAAGTGGTACGTATTGAATGTTCGGAATAAATAATACACTGTTCGGGGTGTTCCAGTTTGGATGAAGACAGCTCAAGAGAAATTGGGCCGGAGGCATAAGCCTAGACGCAGTCGTACAGGCTACGCAAACTGTATTCTCCTTTTGGGAGCGTACAGAACCTGAAAAGGAACGGCTTCTATTTCGTAACTCGGTGCGATTTCTCACTCGTGTTTACTCACATTTGCTTTTGCTAAAGGGAAGGGAGGAAATCTTTGACGACGGCCTCGCAGAAATTTATGTCTTTACAGCTATCTTTCTCCAGCATGTTTCCTGCGTCAGGTAAAACGCGAGAGTATAAGACCCACGGCAAGACAGATTCTGATGCCACATCAATTAGCCATCAGAATGGACAGGCATAAGTTGACGACTATCAAGCTTGCAGCTTGCAGGAAACGGCTAACACTACTTCAGGCAGGAATTGAATTTGGGGTTGATAGATGAATTGGTATGATAAGATCAGCCAGAGACGTACCATGGAAGTTTGAAGGTGTCTCTCCAGCGAGCCTGCTTAGCGCAGCTCGCGTGTATCTTGTTCAGCCGCACAATTATCTCCGCGAAGGTTGGCCTCACGGAAGGCGTCGGATCCCAGCATTCTTGAATCAGCCTGCAGCGTGCCAAAGAAACATCATGAGCAGTCAAATGGCACGACGCTAGACAAAGCCTTTCACCTATGCAAATATCCTCTGTGAGTGACCCTGAGCCGAATGGTTTCATTCTGCTAGTGTGGCCGAGATCGAGTTGGCGACAGGGAAACTTGTTTGATCAAAGTGAAAGCAAAGCTAGAGCCTGTGATTCACTTACTCTTTCACATCACTGGGATAGTTTTTGGGTTTATTCTTGAATGGTGGCCTCAGCCCCTCCAAACAGATCATTTTAGCTGCTTCCTCTTGTGACTTCGGGTGGAAAGCATGAGTTCCTTCGACCATCTGAACCACCAATAGAACGAGCAAGTAATGTAAACGTGGATATTGCCAAGCCAACTCAGAATTTCATCTCAACTGAATGACGTATTGCCCTAGATGCAACAAATGATAACCTGGATTCCTTGCATGTAAGATTGGATAGATTTGTGTACCTCATAAAGAATGAGACCGAATGCAAATACATCTACACTTCTGTCAAATGGTTCATTTCTGTAGATCTCTGGAGCAGTGTATACACCTACGCATATTGAGAAAAAAATTTCAAAAGTTTGATCAGACATTCAGACCTATAGCCCAAAACACCTATCAAGTATCTCTAATCATGGAGCATAAAAAAAATTTGGCATGAGATTGATTATAGGAACAAACTAATACTGCATCCACAAAGAAGGCACTAATGAAAACGAAACTCATGGACTTACATTTCAACAACAAAGGCGTAGTAAATAAAGAGGACTGATTAAGGACTAACATCAGTAGCATAACATATTTATTGGACTAATTTTTCCGAGATGGTGACAACTTGGTCCATAAAAAAATCcagtttttttttgcaaaagcaAAAATAAATGTGAATAAGTGCAACGTACTGTCTAATTGTGTTACTGGCTGAGCCATTTGTAGTTTATCTTCGGAGACTTTAGTCAAATTCAGTGATCCATAACCAGCCACCTTAAGTTGTCCTTCATCGTCCCGCACAATGTTTCTGCAACCTTACCAAAGTATCATAGCGTACAGTGTACATGTAGCCACTTGTATTTAAAGTCTTGAACAAATTCAATGATGAAATAATGCTTAATCAGCTTACTTTGGTGACAAATTTCCATGAATGATTGGCTCAGGTTTGCACTCGTGGAGATAATTCAGTCCCCTGAACAAGAAGAAAGAAATCTTGAAGAATTTTTTTTCCAGTTCAATGGTAGAGCTACCAGAAACAAGCTTCATAGTGTTATTTTAACTGTATTCAACTGAAGCACACACAAAATTAAAATCTGAGAACACGGATCTATGCTGCCACAACTAAAAATACTAACTATCCTGACATTCTGATCAATAAGCTGGAAACGAGTATCTTGTTTCCAGGTGAATAATGAGTATCTGCTACGCTTCAATCAGCGTAAGGACAAATATATACAGAAGAAGATAGATATCATTAATACTCACATACCTCGCAATGTCAAGAGCAAATCTTATAGCTTTGTGAGACTTCAGGCGACCTTTGATCTCAAGATAACTCGCTAAATCACCCTAATCATTAATCAGGAAAAACAGATATAGTCATCAATGTCAAAAGAGTCATATGCTTTATGTGGGAAAGAGCGCTACTTGAAAGAGAATGGCTTTGCAAATAATAAAACTGAATACATGCATTTGTCATCTTAAATCAGCCATAGTTATTACTTACCTTTTGATGATACTCGGAAACAATCATCATTGGTACATTTTGTGTGACAGCTCCCACAAATTGGACCAAATTTGGGTGTCGTGCTTTTTCAAGTAAGGTAAGCTCGTGTTTGAATGCATTTCTGAATTGACATAATGACAGAACTTAGAAAATATTGCATGGAAAAAGAAACAGGAAGCTCAAAAGTTAATTAATAGGTTAATCGCTGTGGAAAAGAATAAAAAATAGCAACACTTCAGATTTCTTTTAGATTAGTTACAGTTTAATTATGTGGCAAACTCCCTTGTAGTATCATTTATTAAACAAATGGATAACAAGACCGAATACACATTATGCTCTCTACATGACCATGACAGCCCAACCCAAAATCTCAAATTTGGATATGCCTCCATAACAAAAACTTAAATCTGCTGAAATTGTGGTACACGTGAAAGATAGGTTCAGAGTGAACGAGAAAGAATAAATGATGGTAGTGATTATTCAGCACCATTTGACACAAAGCAATGTACGAAAGAATGAACACTGTAATTAATATCGAAGGTTACTAAAGAGTTCGTGGAGGACTCTATTACATGCTATCTGCATCCGAGAAGCTGTCTTTGTCAAGGATCTTAACAAACACTTTTGAGCCATACCATTTCGCCAGATAGGTACCCTGTAAAAATAGTATGGCAAGTAGCACTGTCAACATTCTCTCCAAAGTTTAATTCAAAGCATTGTGCATTTGCATGAATGTATAGACAAGGCATAAACCATAATTTAACAAAAGTAATACATATACTGAGAACGTATATATACGAAATTATGGAATTATCCCTTGAGTAGCAATGTGGAAGTAAAACCTATCAGAAGTCGATGAATAACCAAAACCCAAAGCTCGTGAGAACATGGAGAACAGAGCAAAATGAAAAATAAATGGAGCAAGTTAATAAAAACACATGCCTTTGTGACCTCCTCCCCTCTTCGGAACTCAAGTTCAAGTGGGTTCAGTTCGTACTCTGGAACCTCTTTAGGATTTGACACGGCCATTGGAGTCTTTTTAGTTTTCTAGTAGGGAGTAAAAACAAGCACATGTTAAATTTACACGTATATGTGAAATCAAAGCTCCATTTTTGCGCAAGCGAAATATAGTACCGGAACTTTTGCTCCTCTTGCTCTCAGAAGGTTATATACTTCAAAGTGGCCGTAATGTTTCGCGTCTGCTGCTGGCTGAAAAACGTGCATAAAAATGCAGTCAGGCAGAGATCCAGTTCAATTAGATAAGCCCATAAAAAAAGCTCAGTTAGATAAGTACTTCCTCTTATCATGCAGGTCTAATCAAACTCGTTGACTATTCTCTGTCAATACCCGTCTCCACGGGTTAAACCATAAAGTTCGTTCAGTTCGCGTTGCATTGATCTAGCATTGCTCTGTAGCCGTACTTTCAGTATGAACTGAAGTAGTGCAGCGAAAGTAAAAGGTCTATGTATGCATAGGCTCCGGTTCAGAGAA
Coding sequences within it:
- the LOC112881752 gene encoding integrin-linked protein kinase 1-like; translation: MDAAAKKMTRGISRQLSSGAARLWRQLSLDPHTPRRGGPGAGAGPTRFAIARQSSLDPTPRGGPDGSSAHQQLAVPENLDATMRLLFAACQGDAAGVEELLRGGVDVDNIDLDGRTALHIAACEGQGEVVRLLLDWKANINARDRWGSTPAADAKHYGHFEVYNLLRARGAKVPKTKKTPMAVSNPKEVPEYELNPLELEFRRGEEVTKGTYLAKWYGSKVFVKILDKDSFSDADSINAFKHELTLLEKARHPNLVQFVGAVTQNVPMMIVSEYHQKGDLASYLEIKGRLKSHKAIRFALDIARGLNYLHECKPEPIIHGNLSPKNIVRDDEGQLKVAGYGSLNLTKVSEDKLQMAQPVTQLDSVYTAPEIYRNEPFDRSVDVFAFGLILYEMVEGTHAFHPKSQEEAAKMICLEGLRPPFKNKPKNYPSDVKELIQECWDPTPSVRPTFAEIIVRLNKIHASCAKQARWRDTFKLPWKHAGER